A stretch of DNA from Telopea speciosissima isolate NSW1024214 ecotype Mountain lineage chromosome 5, Tspe_v1, whole genome shotgun sequence:
AACCCTTCTCTTGCTGCAGCACTTGGGCCAAGTCAACCCAATCCCAATCTCAACCTAGCTGCCGTTGGGTTAACACCAGGTTCTGCTGGTGGACTCGAGGGTCCTGATCGCATCTTTGTGGGTGGTCTTCCATACTATTTCACGGAAGCACAGATACGGGAAATTTTTGAATCATTTGGACCTCTTCGTGGTTTTGATCTTGTCAAGGACAGGGAAACAGGGAACTCAAAAGGCTATGCTTTTTGTGTGTATCAAGATCTGTCAGTGACTGACATTGTTTGCGCAGCTCTCAATGGAATAAAGATGGGTGATAAAACTCTCACTGTTAGACGCGCAAACCAGGGTGCTGCTCAGCCCAAACCTGAGCTGGAGAGTATACTATTGCAGGCGCAGCAACTGGTAGCATTGCAGGTAAGGAACAATTGTCTTTCATATTTATCCATTATTATGGACGGTCTAAGCCTTTTTAATTCTTCATGTTGGGTTATAACTTTTTGTAGAAGTGCATTTAGAAACTTGCTTTAAGCCTCCGGTCTTTGGGGTTATTAATGAGTGGTTTCACTTTGGCAGAGACTTGTTTTTCAAGGTGGTGCACTACCTACCAAGGTTATAAGCTTAACAGAGGTTGTTAGTCCAGATGAACTGAAGGATGATGAGGAATATGAAGACATAATGGAGGACATGAGAACAGAAGGCGGAAAATATGGTGAATTCTCATGATTCTGATCACTTCtttctgtatatatttttttaaaatcatttcCCAGATATTAATCTTCTTTATCTTATATCTGTCTGTTTTACAGCCTTTTGTTGTACCACATTCTACTATAGAGAATCAGGCCTAACCCACATGCTGAAGATCCAATCTTTCCGTCTTTATCTAAAATTGgttctcaccccccccccctcaaaaaaataaaaagaaaaaaaaaaaacccaacccatCCGCCCACCCAAAATTCATTTTGGTGACTTGGGATtacttgaaaattctttttaatTTTGCTTCTGCAGGGAATCTGGTGAATGTAGTCATTCCACGTCCAGGACCAAATGGCGAGTTATCTCCAGGTGTTGGGAAGGTTCGTGGAGAGATTTTGttagtagtttttctttttcataattGCAGTAATATACATTTGCTATCCTGGTCCATTCGCTTTTGTGTGATGGGCTATGATAGCATAGCATTGAAGATGCTGTATGTTATTGTAAATATCCTGATCTATATGCATGATCCCGAGACACAGAGGACGCTGCTATATTTTATTAGAAAGGGTGCATTTCTCCTTTTGTTTCTGAGGGGTCTCAACTGCAGTCATTTTATTGAAGCCtcagcaaagaaaaagaaataatactGACTACTAGTTTTTATTGCTTCACAGGTGTTCTTGGAGTATACTGATACAGATGGAGCCACAAAAGCCAGGCAAGGGTTGAATGGAAGGAGATTTGGCAGGAATTTAGTCACCGCCAACTTTTATGCAGAGGACAAGTTCTCCCAGGGAGACTATGATGGATAGTTATTGCTCACTCTAACATTCTCTCTAGAATTTGCAACTCACTTTCCCTCAAATTTTGTTACTGTAACATAAGATCTAAAgacataattttctttttcctgtttGGATAGATAAGCATATTATTTCAACTAGTAAATTGGTTTCTGAATTCTGTTAGCTAGACTCGATAgtttagtaaatgatttttttgagCAAAACTTGTGCAGCTTAGGTTTCTGAGTCTTTTTTCAGAACACCCACTGACCCACCATTATTTAGTCGTGTGAACTGGTGATTTGGCAGGTTGAACACTGAATATTTAGGAGGCATTGTATAACTACTTTCGAACATTACAGGTCTGAAAGAGGTGCCTTTGTCAATTTTTGTCAACTTTGTATGAAGGTTTCTTTCAGAAACCAATCTACCATTCGTTTTGGTATTTTATGGTGGTTTTGCCCAGATATAATGCTAGTACTTTCTTTTCATAAAACAGAGGGtgcagggttttagaaaaccctctACGTAAATGATTATCTCCAACTGAAAACTCAGTCTCTTATAACATATTTTGAAGCACACATGGATGGTGATGGCGGTCAAGCTTCTTTCGTGAAGTTGTACATCTCTTGTAGGCAATGTCAAACACACTTGCGGTCAAGCGTTAATCTAGTGGAGGAGGCACAATATGTTGCAACTCAGGTGTGCAAGTGGAGAACATTGTGGTTTTCAGTTggaatttttccttttcatgaATCCATTTGGGGGTGAGATGCTTGGTCAGAAAAAGAGCTAAATCATCTGTGCTTAAATGGCCACTTGATATGGAGCCTAAATAATTTGTTTAACTGGAAGTAAGCCCTAATGCATGATCAAATCTAGTATCTTGAGATATTGCATGTCTTAGTCTGGTCTTGAGAAGATGATAAATACCACAATTATGAAATATTATAAGGTAAAATATTTTAAGATGCTAATTTAATtaaggggcgttgttctctgtgccgcagcgcaggctgcgcccaggcacatgggggtgggcgcaatgaccaccctgcccccctgagtggcaggcccatgtgcttgGCCGCAGCCTACGCTGCAAcccagagaacattctccctttaatTAAATACCCCTTTGTATTGGCATCTAAAGTATCTTATGAATGTCCATGTATGTGTATTAGTATATTCTAATCATCATTATGCATTCTCCCAACTCTGTGCAGAAACTAACAGTTTAGATAGTAAACATCATGAAAATGTTCATGATTTAGAAGTGTCTTGTGACTCTTGGAAACATCACAAATATTGACACTAATAAGTAATCATATTATGAACTCAATAATATCCAAAACATCGAAAAAGTCGGAATTACGAGCCGAATCTTGGATGTAAAGAACTAATGATAAACATGAGTCTAGATCCCCTCCCCTGCAGGTAACTACCCCAACCCATCTCACACCGTCCATGGGATGTGGGGACTACATCCAATGGATGGTGTGAAATGGGTTGGAATGATTGGGGTCCAATTTCTAAACAATCTACCAATTTACATTGCTTCACACGCACAAATGCACATGCAAGTAggcacacacatacacactgtttaaaggaaaaaagaacgcaACTTGGACGTGTGGCACCTATGTTTAGACACATGgcgtgaaatgatcaccctgcccctaTGGAAAGGCTGAAACTCCATCTCCCATGCTTCTTGCGTGCATACTCCCATAGACCCTCACTAGTGCAGGGGTCATGCGACCAGGTAATGCACGTGAGCACACGTGTAAATGTGCAATGCACATGCACACAAGGACAGGAACAGGCGTGTGTACACCCACCACACACATACACTCTCATTTTAAAATACAATTTTCATCTccacaataaaaaaaacattaaaattgacaaattcaattaaaaaatatatctcAATTCAGGAGAGTCAAGGGAACTACCAGGTGTCTCAATGTCTGAAATGCCCAACCTGAATGTCCTCGGCACAAAACATTAGAATCATGTCTTCGAGAAGGCCGGCAACGGCAAGCATCATATTTGCTATCTTTTCTCTTTAACTTAGAAAATAAATAtgagaataaagaaaatagagaataaagaaaataaaaaataaagtaaatacCAAAGCTAGGGTAAAAAATGAGAGCAACAAgagaaaaaatttatttaaaggAAGTCAGCAAAGAAACAACTCTTGCCAACAAGAGAAGGAAATACGAAAAATAGAGGCATGTTTGGTCACCAAATTTAACAAAGTTTGAATTTGGAGGCACCCTTGGCTAAAAAATGTGCTAACCTATTAGTAGTATGAAGAACATATAAAAAGTGTACAAGGAAAGAATATCGTCCTtcaataactttttttttttttttcttgattaaaaaaaaaaaaaaattaactagaagaagatagaaatatCTACATTGTCTTTGGTATGTACAAAATCTTTACTTCATCTGATAGCAAAAAGGGCTATCTTAATCACTTGGGTACAGTCAAAGTACTAATAGGCAGGGTTGAACATGACTAAATACAGCTCGACTCCGAGTTTTCCAAATTTTACATGACAAGGATGACCATTGAATATTAAAATTAGTAAGATCAAGAACGTCTTTAAAGCTTCATAAATATGAAAATTAACCAAATTTTGAATTAGGTACAATGAAACTTTGAAGAATCCAAGCAAAGAGTGGAGGCTTGCCAACATGCTACTAAGAAGGatcaataaaacaaaaatatagataaccattgCTAGTTCAAGATTACATAATGGACATAAAAGATTAGAAGATAGATGGCAAGAACACAATAACGAATTGAGTGCCAAGGCATTTGAACTACAACACCATAAAAAGAGTTTAATCTCAAAAAGCAAATTGAGGTTGCAAAGCTTGGCCAAGATAGGATCAAGAGGGGGTGGGAAGCTCCACCACACGGAAAACCAAAAGTGGAAATGATaagtcaatttcttttttttggagaatGATAAGTCAATTTCCTTTTAAACAAATGAAACACATGAACCCACAACACTTGGATATTATAAAGAAGTTAAAACATAACATGCTTTAAAAAAAGCCGGCATTGTGTTCAACCCTTCCCGCTCTATCCATTGGACACAGTTGTTAGTTCAAAGCCAGCGAGCGGCGTGCTCAACCCTCTCTCCCATAAAATTTAATGAAACAGGCTTTTTTGTCAAAGAATTGTATAAGTGCttacttttcaaaattttatttttcctctaAAATATTCTGAATGAGAGCTACCAAACGGAGCCTTATTGAAACATCTCGGaaacctatgttcattttccaaaGAATCATTTTACACGCTTTCACTCCACCTCCAGACCGCCGAGATCGTGTTGTTGCtcttatcctctctctctcatgctctCTCCAATTGTCGGATCCATGTCCCATTTCAAAGCGTGAATCCGAATGAGAAAGTTTCGTTTCGTTTATGCTCTCTCTGTCTCCTCTAGCTTCTCTCGACTCCACGAACTCATTTGATTCACTCATTCAGATTATCTCTAACAGCAAGAAGACAGAGGTACAAGGGGAAACAAGAAGAATTGGGAGATCGAGACGAAGTCCTGGGTATAGAATTTGTTTCTTGTTCAAGTTTCAACTGCTTGGGTGTCATTTGTTTTGAAAATGATCACCTTTTTGATTAGgtttttattgatttgatattaatatttctttgtttttattcaTTCAATTTATGCATCATACGAGTAGTAGGTATGTTTCAGTCAAGTTTTTGAAACTTGATCGAATCTGATCATCTGATCAAAGACAAAAGTAGTAAGAATAGATTCTGGTGGCTGACCTAGTAATTTACctgtctttgtttttgtttcggCGTTTGTACCGTGTTTTTATTCCACATTTCACCTGTGGTGTTCGTTTGATATTAGAGAAGAACATCACTGGTGTTATTTGCATTAACCCTTTTATACTCTGCATACTAGATTTACTTCTAAGATGCTATGAAAAATAGctttggagagagagagcaatgaAAAACTTGCAAATACTTTCTCTGGTTTATGCTTGGTGTGGAGTTTATTTTTCCTATCAATTATGAATTTCTGATAGCAACGGGTATTAAATGGTTATCAATGTTTACCAGCACTTCTGATGGCcatttactctctttttttttattttctgtaaaaTTGCAAAATATTAACAAGTCATTAACATTATTCGTAAAATGGATGAATAGCTGCTTGACAgagtaatttttttaatatttgtgtTACTTAGGCATCTAATGTAATGGAATATGACCCTAGCTGTCATCATGTAATGGGATTGCAAAATCATATTTTGTATATAAGTCTCCATGTTGTCATTgctgatcccatttagttgggataaggttgaattgctgtttttgttgttgtaaaCATGTCttgcttctttaaaatgaaTTAGGAGTAAACATAAGTTTTCACCTCTATTTCCTCAAGCATGTTCTATTCAATAGAGACCTCAAGCATGTGCCCTTCAACATAGACCAATAGCTACTcatgaaggaaatgatgaaattagaaagtagagGTGCAttaaatgtatgttttgatagATTGGAATCACATGTTTGATTTATTATTGGTTTTTTCCCCCATGTGGTGTTTATGTGGTATTGTATGACAGATCCATTGTGTAAAAGGTATAATTAAATAATTGAACCATGGAGAATAGATTTTAACCTGTCTATGTCGCGTGAGCTGAATTGGTGGTGCATTGCTTTGTACTGAATCTGTATTTTAGGTTTGTGACCTTTAAAAATCTATCAAGGAATGTAGCTACCTACAATTTTAGTTTTCATCAGCTATATATTTCTTTATGCGAggatttgttgttttctttttagacacactatatatatatatatatatattgcataTTAGCACTATAAAATCATTGTTGCCACTACATCCATTTCCAATTTAAATGTTGCTTATTTAACAAAGAAGGCTGTAAACATCGTTTATAGAGGAGTAGATTTATTATGTGAATGAAAACTGGAAGGCTAATAGATCTCATGCAGCTAAACAAGACATCAAAAGATATAGCACAAGTATGTGTAacttctttctttgtttgttttttttttctttctttctagtCATCGATTTCTATCTGTTtggtccttctttcttttccgtTGTTTCTAGTCTAGGATTGTGGATCCTCATGTTTGTAGGTTTTTTCTCTTATAACAGTTCATTAACATTTTCTATGATCTATATGTTTATTTCTAGGTTTCAAGCCATGAACTGGATTCAACGCAAGATCTACATGTACAATGTTACTTTTGGAATGTACATGTTGGATAGGTGGGAGCGTTACTTATTTAGTATCCTTCAAtgttaaaatttctttttaattagTTATTTAAGGTTTTATAATTGCTCAATTGAGTCTAGTATTCGGATTGAGAGCACCAAAATTTGGTACTTCTCAGAAATCCTCCTTCATAGAACTTCCAATTTGTTCCCATGGGGAGTGCAGAAATATATAACATGATCCAAACACAATGAGGCCCACCTTTTAATAACTCACAGCTTACTCAAGCTCAGACTTAACCCTGAGTGAAACTATACATCTTATATGATTAAACTCACTTTAATGGCCCACTCTTattgaaaaacacaaaaaggatccctcataatgaaattgaaCACGACCGCCTAGCTGGAATTTAGCAAGGCAACCCTAAACTGTTGCATCATTTTGAGGTCttaatttggattttttataACTTATAAAAAATATCATGCACAAGATATCTGAGAGAAATTGTAGGTTTTAAGGGCTAATGTCATGAATGACTCATCATTTCTGGTCGCCAACAATTGTCTAAGaataaaaccttttttttttgttgttggggggggggggggagttgggGATTTGATGTTATTATGGTTGTGAGCTCTTAACTACTGTAGATTTATTGGTGATCATCCTGCTATGGTTTGTTTTCTACAATGGATCACGATCCGCAGCTGAGTTCTACAGAAGGTAATATTTTACTCCTTTTTCCCTTGCTAGATTCCTTGAGGTCAGTTTACATATTCCTTTTCGGGTTTTATGGCTACAACTATTAATTTCATGGAGTCATTTTCAGTTTAGGATTTTGAAATGCGAGTCCATGGGTTTGATGAAGCTTGTATCATTCTATTTGACTTCTGGATTTCCACTAATGCCAAGATTTCTTTACTTGGACAAACACATTAGATCTCATTAGAAGTCTATTTGGGAGAATATTTTCCCCCTGTGAAGTAACTCTCATGCTTGGATGATTTAAATGTAAGAAAGGTGGGGTTGAATGCTTTAGAATGATTAGGAGAATGAGGTGGGCATTTAAGTATGCATGTTCTTTGCTAAATCAAGTAAGAAAACTTTGAGTCCATGAAAATAATTTCTTTCTGCTCAATGAGAACTGGAATCGATGTTACCTTGATCAAAGTCGGTGTCCTGTCTTTTCTTATGACAGGAAATGACCACCCGTCAGCGACAAGTTATTCCAAGAAATTAAAAGCAAACATCTGTAGACCTCTAAGGATGTTGGATGGTACTGATTGTTTTTCAATATCCCACTTATAAGTAACAGAGGTTGATGCTTCTATTTGGGAGTTGAGTtataaatgagaaaaataaCGAGTTACTGAACTAGGAATGAATATCTAAAACACTTGATGGCATAAGCCCTGAAAAGGATGCTGTTATGTAACTGAGTTTGAACTTCCATATCCTTGTTTTGTGGCAAGTGGAAACCAAATAATCTGTATTGTTCGGATGAGATTACATATTTACATTGATACTAATGTCAACAATATGCTCAACAACTAAATATAACCATGGCCTATTAGTTGGTGAAATTgtcaacaccccccccccacgcCAGCGGCGGTAAAGTAGATGTCTACAGTGCTCATTTGAAACAAACACTTAGATAGTTGAACAGAATCAAAGGCAAATGTTTTAATATCTTGTCTGCGGGAGCCATTTAGACTTGCTATTTTCCCATTCAGCTTTCACTCTAAACTTTACTCCGGTTAAACCTCTTTTATGTGCTTCACTTGTATGATTTCATTGCATCCTGTAGCTTCCATTATGTGCCATGTTATCATTATCTCAGTGTTTCCCAATAATTTGTGATAGCTAGTGCTTGGTTTCTTCTTGTCTGATTAAccccttttattattttcagCCATCTCAAGGGTCAGCTTGGAATGGGTGGGTAATCCTGGTCACTGAAGCTAGTGCTAGAATGGAAGGGCGATTTTACCCCCCTTTATTGTATTATCTGGTTTCATCAGGATCCAGTCTTTGGGATTTGTTAATATTTTACCAAATTGTTAGACAATGACATGAAGAGAACTGAGAACCGCACCAGGATACATTTTTTCCAATTAAAAGTTTCCTGGGAAGTAGCTGTCCTATGTTCGATAGTATATTATGAACTTGGATTGATTCTTTAAGGGCACATTTGGGTAAGCGGGtttcgttttttgttttttgggatttGAGAAGTCAGCTTTACAAGTATAAAAATGTGTCTCTGGATTCTCAACGGTTGAAGCACAAGAATGTTACTGGGGTTTTCCGAAGTAGCATTTTCGGAGCTTCTTGGGCTTATGCAGTAAAGATTTCAAACATTGTAATTTACTTGGTTTTACACTTCTAAGCTTCTTGGAAGCTATCTGGAAGCTTACCAAACATGTACTAAGAGTGGAGTTTAGTATCATATAACAAGACGAATTTAACTGAGgatgagttttccttcagccacggaTAATTGGAATTTATTTAGTATGGGGTTTTAGATATGCATGGGAAGGTATcaatagggtattttggggaacatattaaaaccctatagggttATTGTGGGTCTTTAGGTAATTGTCACGGAGCTAGAGTATTATTATCCTCTACATAgggttctttattattttctcttaagTTCTCTAACTATGTAGGCCTATGTTAAAGATACTGCTTTCCGCACTAGCATTGGTGTGGCATACAAATTCTCTCCACACTAACGTCATGGGaaccttctcctcctcttctcgtTTTACACTGAAAACTTCGAGAACGAGAGTAAGCATCATTGAGCAAAAGAGTAGCGACAATATTAAGAAGATCCTCATGAAAGAGAGGACATTCAAATACCCATATGAGGGTATGGCTAAAGCTTCTCCAACAACAGGTGAACTAAGGAACACCAGCACAAGCATACCATCACCATCCAAAGTATAGCACGGGGATG
This window harbors:
- the LOC122663421 gene encoding uncharacterized protein LOC122663421, yielding MNWIQRKIYMYNVTFGMYMLDRWERYLFNLLVIILLWFVFYNGSRSAAEFYRR